The following is a genomic window from Thermoanaerobaculia bacterium.
CTCGCGGAGTTGCTCCAAGCCCGGCGAGACAGCGTTGTTCAAGGACGTCGTCCATGGAGGTAGAGGCACTGCCGAGGTGACGCTCCCAAAGCGACCGCACGGTGTCAGGCATCGGTCGGCGGCATCGACTCCGACCTCCCTTGCGGAGCCTCGATTCGCGCTCGATCTGGCGGCGCCGCCGCGGGTCCTCGAGCGGCTCCGCGGATTCTCGGAGTAGAGGCGCTGACGCTGGACGTGGAAAGCTCGATCGTCGAGATCCACCACTTCCAGGAGCATGTCGCGCCCATCGGCTGCGGCACGGTGCGTTGGCCGCATCCGCTGCTGGCCTTCCAGCTCATCCTCCTGTCCGCCGTCGAGACGGCGCCCTTCGCACGCTTTCTGGTCCTCAGGCTGCTGCGTCACGCTTGCCCGATCGCCATCGCCCCGGTGCTGCGGTCGATCCTCGGGTGACGCCGGGCCGGGCTCACGGGTACGGTCACACTCCAGTTGGCGTGGCTGCCGCGCTCGAAGCCGTCGTCGAAGTGCGGTGCCGCGGCGCGGAGAGACTGCACCGCTATCGCTCCTTCGGCGGTGTCGAAGCGCCGACAGACGCTCCCGCCCTGTGGGGGCGAAGCGAGGATTGAAGAGGACGGAGCCGAGAGGAGAGCGGCCGAGACTGCGTGGTGGAAGAACCGGAAGCCGAGCGCCTGCATGCGCCAGATCCTTCGCGGGCGAAAATGCCCGGTGGACTGAAGCTTGTCCTCCGGCCCGGCCGTGGCTCCACCCCTAAGGGCAGGCGGCTCAGCGGCGGAAACGGAAGGCGGCTTCGTAGATGACCGGGCGGGTCGGCGGGGCGGATTCCGGCGCTACCGGCCGCGCTCCGGCCGCCGGCCGGTTGTACTCGGTCAAGGCTACTGCCGGGTCGGGAGCGAAGCCGGCCTCGCCCAGCTCGCCGATCAACTGCTCCGCGGTCAGGAAGCACTGCGGCTGGCCGGAGAACTGGGTGAAGACGAACGGCTCTCCGGCGACCGGCGCGGTCGCGGACGGAAAGGTATTGCGCGAGAAGGTGAAGACGAAGAGCCCGGCGCCGGGAGCGGCGACCCGGCCCGCCTCGCGTAGCGCCTGCCGGAGCTCGGCCGCCGAGCGCGCCAGGTTCCAGATGCCGTGCGCGATCACGAGGTCGCAGCTCGCGTCGGGGAGGGGTATTCGGTCCATGGCGGCGAGCGCGAGGTGCAGTCCGCCTCCGCCCTCGGCGATGGCCGCCGTGCCGGTGCGCGCCTGCGCCGCGGCGAGCATCGGCAGCGAGTTGTCGAGCCCGACGACGTACCAGCCGAGGCCGGCGAGCGGCACGGCGTTCCTTCCCGCGCCGCAGCCGAGGTCGAGCGCCCGGAAGGGGCGCGGCCGCGCGGTCGCGACGCGCTGCAGCTCCGCCTCGGCGAAGCGCATCAGGACCGGGTTCGGTGCGGAGCTCGCGAAGCCGGCGACGACCGACGGAGCGCTCCAGGGTGAGCCGGCGGGCGAAGTCATCCCGGTAACGTAGCATGCAGGGATCGACGGCGGCTCGCACCGGGGAATCTCTCCGTGGCTCTCTCGACCACCGGCGAGGAGGGGGACTCATGTCCACCACGAAGCAGACCATTCCGGCCGCCCAGGCGCTCGCGCTGCACGACCTCATCACCCCGACCGAGCAGGGGATCGCAAGCCGTGTCCTGGCGCGCACCGGCGGCGGCAATCTCACCCTGTTCGCCTTCGACGCCGGGCAGGGGCTCACCGAGCACACCTCGCCCTTCGATGCCCTGGTGATGGTGCTCGAAGGCGAGCTCACGCTCACCATCGGCGGCGTCCCCGTGCAGGCGACTCCCGGGACGATTGTGCAGATGCCGGCCGACGTCCCCCATGCGGTCGAGGCGCCGGAAGCGGCGCGGATGCTCCTCCTGATGCTGCGCGACGCCAAGCCGGCCTAGGAGTCTGCGCGGCAAAGGCTGGCCTTGGCACCGGGCCTTCACTATCGGGGCGTGCGAGACCGGTCGGTGCACCCATCTGGGGACCTGCAGCGGGGGGCCGTGAGCGCTGGCGATCGTGGCCCGCTTTGCACCCCCGCTGTGCGTCCCCGAAAGATCACGTATGACGAGCGTCATTCTCGCCCCGGAAGATCCGGCGCTACGGTTCGACTGCCGCCAGGTGAATACCCACGTCCGCGGCAGGAGACCGACCATGCGCATCACCGACGCTCTTTACGGCGAACACGGATCGCTCTACACGCTGATGAACGCCATCGAGGGGCGGCTGGCCGGGGCGGAGCTCGCCGAGCTCCAGACCTCCGCCGTGCTCTTCGAAGCGGCGATCCTCGCCCACGCCCATTTCGAGAACGATCCGTTCTTCGCGGCGCTGGACCGCGTGATGCCGGGCGGCGGTCCGGTGACCGCGATGCGCGCCGAGCACGAAGAGATCGAAGGCGAGCTCGCCAAGGTCCAGACGAGCCGCGATGCCGGCGCCGCGCGCCAGCACCTGGCCGCCGCGATCGCCGAGGCGCGCAGCCACTTCCACAAGGAGGAGGTCGTCCTCTTCCCGATGGCCGAGCAGCTCCTCGCCGCCGACCTCCTCGAAGAGATGGGCGCCGCCTGGGCGCGGAACCGCGGCGTCGCCGTCCGGGGCGGAGCCCGCAGCGCGGTGGGCGCGCGCTAGGCGAGACAGTCGCGAGATGCCGGACGCAATCGATGCGCTTCGATGCGCTTCGCTGCGCTCGACGCATCCTACATTTCGATCAGGGGTGTGGCTCTCTCGCACGGGCGACGCGTGCATCGCCCGTGTTTCCGCGCCGGCGATGGGCTCTTACGGCACGAATTCACGGAGCTCAGGAGTGGTCGTAAGCGTCCAGGAACTCGTCGCGATCGATCTTCGCTTGAGTCAGGGCGGCTCGAAGAGTCGAGCCTTTGATGGTGCGATGGCCGGGGAGGGTCATCGGTATGCGGGTCCCATCGGCCGCGATGCGCAGAAGGGAGACGTGGTTGCCATGACGAACCACTTCGAACCCGAGACGAGCGAGGGCTCGCAGTACGCGCGAGAGGGGTGCGTCGACAGGGAAGCTCGGCACTTCAGGAGGCGATAGCGGCTTCGGCTACGAAGGCCTCGAGCACCGGGCTCTCGATATCCAGGGCGCCAGGGCCGAAGGTCTCGAGGTGGAAGGCCAAGGCTGAACGCACGTCCGCCAGAGCCTCTTCGTAGGTCGCGCCTTCGCCCACGATGGCTCCGCGGATACCCAGTGGATAGGCAACATAGTTGTCGGCGTGTTTCTCGACGACGATCTTGATCGCTTGGCTCATTGTTCGACCTCGACTTGAGGCTAGCACGAGCCCCGGAGGACTTCTCTACGCCTGGCGGACTCCTAGCCGGGAACGACGATGGCGCGGATCGGGAGGCCGGCGCGCAGGGCGTCGAGGCCGTCGTTGATGCGGTCGAGGGTGAAGCGGTGGGTGACGAGCTCGGCCACTTTGATCTTTCCCTGGCGCGCGAGCTCGATGACTCTGGGGTAGTCGACCGGGCGGCAGCCGAGGGAGCCGGTGACCTCGATCTCGCGGAACATCACGCGGCCGCTGTTGAGCGTCATCGGCTGCGGGCTGTAGCCGACCAGCACCAGACGGCCGCCGGTCTTCAGACAGTTGAACGCCTGCTCCTGCGTCTTGGCGTTGCCGATGGCCTCGAAAGCGGTATCGGCGCCGGCGCCGCCAGTCCACTTGCGCACCTCCTTGTCGAGCCGCTCGACTTTCGAGGCATCGATTACCACCTCCGCCCCGAGCCGCCCCGCCCAGGCGAGCTTGTCGGCGGCCATGTCGACCGCGATGACCCGCGCGCCGATCGCCGCCGCGAGCTGCACGATGTTCAAACCGACGCCGCCGCAGCCCAACACCAGCACCCAGTCGCCGGGGACCACTTTGCCGCGTCGCACGACGGCGTGGAAGGGGGTCGTGATGGCGTCGGCGATGATCGAGCCGGCCTCGAGCGGAATCTCCGGCGGCAGGCGGTAGACATCCTTGGCGGGCGCCACCACGTACTCGGCGAAGCCGCCGTCGACGTGGTTGCCGAACATCCGGTTGTCGTCGCAGATGTTCTCGCGCCCGTCACGACAGGCGGCGCAGACCCCGCACGTCAGCACCGCCGGCAGCAGCACCGTCTCGTCCGCCTTCCAGCCCGTGACGCCTTCGCCCAGAGCGGCGATCGTTCCGCTGATTTCGTGGCCGAGGACCAGCGGCGGCGCCTTGAAGGTCGGCGTGTCGTGGTCGATGAAATGCAGGTCGGTGTGGCAGAGGCCGCAGGCCGCGACCTTCACCAGCACCTGGCCCGGGCCGGGCTCGGGAGTCGGAATCTCGGTCACCTCGAGCGGGCGGTGCGCGGCGTGAAAGACGGCGGCCTTCATCGGTCGTTCTCCTTGGGCTTGCGGGTGTAGATCGTCTTGAAGGCGAGCAGGGTCGCGAGCTGGCAGTCGGTGCAGTCGGCCGGCAGGTGGGAGCCGGCGAGCGCCACGGCTTCGACCTCGTAGCCCAGCGCCTCGTAGAGCGCCACCGCTTCGGCGGCGCGCGGCCCGTCGGCGAGGAAGCGCCGCTCCCAGCCTGCGGCGAGCCGGGCGGGATCGGCGGCGAGCGCCGCCGTCGAAAGGACGCGATGCTCGTCCTGTTTCAGGAGCAGGAGGAGGGCGGCTTCCTCTTCCGGCAGGCCGCCTGGCGGCGAATCGGTCAAGCTCAGGCTCCGCTCGCCCCCAACGCGATTGAATCCGGAGGAGATGTGCTCGCGCTGGCCGCGGCATCGGGACCGGCCGCGGCAGCCGCCGCGGCATTGGGACCGGCCGCGGCCGCCGCCGCGGCCTCGGCGAGCCGCTGCAGGCGCAGCTGCCCGAGGAGCGCCGCGCCGAGCGCCGAGGTGAACTGCACGAGATCGCCTTCGGGTACGTTCACCTGCTCGCCCAACTGCTCGCGCACCACCGTCACCATCTTCTCGAAGCGCATGATGCCGCCAAGCAGCGTGAACTCGGGCTCCATCTGGGCGCGCTTCATGAGCTGCACCGAGCGGCCGACCAGCGAGACGATGGCGCCGTGCATGATGTCGGCCGGCGGCGTCCCTTCGGAGAGCTGGTTGATCACCTCCGATTCAGCGAAGACGGCGCAGACGCCGGAGATCGGGACGGCGCTTTTCGAAGTGTTGACCAGCGGCCCGATCTCGATCGTCGAGTAACCCATGTAGCGTGCTGTCTTCTCGAGGAAGGCGCCGGTACCGGCGGCGCACTTGTCGTTCAGGCGGAAGCTCTTGACCGCCGCCGTGGAATCGAGGCGGCTCGCCTTCATCGTCTGGCCGCCGACGTCGAGGACGGTGCGGGTGCCGGGGAAGAGGAACATGGCGCCGCGCGCGCTCGCCGTCAGATCGGTGACCTGGGTGTCGGCGGAGGCCATCTGGTGGCGCCCGAAGCCGGTCGAGACGATGTACTCGACCTCGGAGCGCTCGACGCCGGCCTCGGCGAGCGCCTGCGCGAGGACGTTCTCGGCCACTTCGTCGAGCTTGAAGCCGGTCGGTTCCAGCCGGCGGCCGAGGATGCGGTTCTCGGAGTCGAGGACGATCGCCTTGGTGTAGGTGGAACCGACGTCGATGCCGGCGGTGATTCTCATCTTCCTGCCTCCAGGCCGGGCATCTTGCCGCTCCCGGCGCTAGCGGAGAGGACCTCGCCGGCCGGGACCCGGCTCGCGAGGATCCGGTCGAGCGCGAAGAGCGCCGCGCCGATCGCGCCCATGAAGTGCGACTCTTCGCTGACGTTGAGCCTGAGATCGAGCCGGCTCTCGAGAGCGGCGATCATCGCCGGGTTGCGTGCCACGCCGCCGGTGAAGGTCACCTGGTCGGCGACGCCGACCCGGCGCAGGAGGCCGACCGAGCGCGCGCCGATCGACTGGTGCACGCCGAGCAGGACGTCCTCGATTTTCTTGCCCTTGCCGAGCCAGGAGAGCACCTCGGACTCGGCGAAGACCGTGCAGGTGGTGCTGATCTTCACCGGGCGCTCGCCGCGCATGGCGGTCGAACCGAGCTGGTCGAGCGGGATGTCGAGGGCGCTCGCGGCGGCGCCGAGGAAGCGGCCGGTGCCGGCGGCGCACTTGTCGTTCATGCAGAAGTCGACGATTTCGCCGTTCGCGGCGACGGAGATCGCCTTGGTGTCCTGGCCGCCCATGTCGATCACGGTGCGGGTGGCCGGGAACAGGTGCACCGCGCCGCGTCCGTGGCAGCTGATCTCGGTGACCTGGGTGTTGCCGAAGGTCACCTTGTAGCGGCCGTAGCCGGTGCCGACGACGTACTCGACCTCCTCTTCGCGCAGGCCGCTCGCGGCGAGCGCCTGGTCGAACGACTCCTGGGCGGCGCGCACGACGTTGGCGCCGGTCATCATCAGGGCGCGGCCGACGATGCGGCGTTCCTCGTCGAGGATGACCGCCTTGGTCTGGGTGGATCCGACGTCGACTCCGGCTGCGTAGGCCATCGTTCCTCCCTCAGGCTCCGCCGGCGCTCGTAGAGCTCGCTGCGGTCGCTGCGGTCGCGGCGGTTGCGGCGCCGGCGGCACTCGCTGCAATGGCCGCCTGCCGCTTGCGGGTCGCCAGCCCCTCGAAGAAGGCGTCCACCCGGTTCTTGAGCTGGGCTTCCGAGACCACGCGGCGGTCCATGTGGTCGGACTCGATGAACAGCGTCGCGGTGTCGAGCTTCGAGAGCAATGAGCGCCGGCTGTCGGCGAGGCCGGTCGAGACCGTGCGGCAGCTCTTGATCGGGTGGAAGACGACGCCGTCGGCGCCATAGTCGGCGATCATCTGCTCGAGGATGCCGGGCGAGAAGAACATGCTGTCCATGGCGTCGCGCACCGACATCAGCATCCCTTCGGCGAGGCTCTCGAGCGGCCGCGCGAGGTCGTACTCGAACCCCAGGTTCCCCCCGCCAGAGGCGAACCAGAGGTAGGTCGAGTTGACGAAGGTGCCGCCCCACTCGGTAAAGAGCTCGTTGAAGCGGCGGAAGATCGGATAGCAGGGCACGCCGACGAAGAGCAGGCGGTACTCCTCCGCGGTCAGGGTGCCGATGCCGTGCGCCGCCTTGTACTCCATCTCCTCGACCAGGTCGGTGAAGTAGGCGGCGCCCCTGGCGTCGCCGCGCAGGCCGTTGGCGACCCCGAGGTAGATCGTGCCGTCGGTGAGCGCATTGAAGAGCGCCGGCCGGCTGCGGTTGAGCTCGAGCACCCGCTTCCAGCAGCGGTTCATGGTGTTGGCGTGACCGAGGGCTTCGCGCAGCCGGTCGATGTCGAAGCGCTGGCCGCTCACCCGCTCGCAGAGCGCGATGAGCTCGGCGATCTGGGCGAGGACGTACTTCTTGTCGTTCTCGAAGTCGACCTGGCCGGGCCCGGTGACGCGTCCGCACGAGCGCGTGCCGGGCACGTCGAGGGTGAAGATCGGCGTCTCGTACATGCGCTCCCAGATCTCCGCCCATTTGATGTAGGTGTTGCAGGCGTTGGTGTAGACCGCGAGCGCCGGCTTGGGGATCCGGCCCATCGGCAACTCGCCGCCGCGCATCTGGGCGGCGAAATCGGCCTTGACGTAGCCGCAGATGTCGGGCGAGTAGCCGAAGTCCTCGGCCTCGTTGAGATAGTCGTGGGCGAGATGGCGCACGGCGGTCTGCAGCGAATTGATCTCGGGGAAAACGATGGGGAAGTCGAAGGTGCGCAGGAGCTCGGCGAGGCTCCCCATCACGAAGACGTAGGCGCCGCCCTGACCCCGCTCGGCGGCGTCGCCAAGGGAGGAGAACCAGTCGCGGAAGAGCTGAGCGCCGTCCCGGTTGGCGCGGCCAACTAGAGGATGGGCCAGCGGGGCGATCGGTGCGAGCGGACTCGCGGCGGGAGAGACGAGCGGGTTGCCGGCGGAAGCGTTTTCCATCAGGGCGCCCTCAACGGAAGAGAAGGTTCTCGACGAAGGTCTGGAGCTGGATCTCGAGGTGGTCGAAGCTCGTCATGCTCTCTTCGAACTCGCTCACGAAGTACGGAATGCCGGCATGGTCGAGGGCCTTGGTGTAGGCGACCTGCTCCTCGAGGCCGGGCTCGCACATCTTGGCCGCCATGACGATCGCGGCGTCGGCGCGGGCGTTGCGGATGCGCTCGAGGAGCATGCGCTCTTTGGGCTTGCGCAGATCGTGTTGCACCGGGCTGTAGCTCGACTGCTCGAGATAGGCGGTGGCGAGATTGGCGAGCGGGTCTCCGGCGACCGAGACGTCGCTCGTCAGCCAGCGCAGGCCGATCAGCAGGTCGTCATCGACGACGTAGCAGGAGCGGCCGATCGAGCGCACGAGGTCGAGCGGTGGCTGCTCGCAGAAGCCGCCCTCGAGCACCACCCGCGTGCGGTCCATCTTCTTCGCGGGACGCTCCGCGAGGCGCGGCAGCATGAACCGGAGGATCTCGTTGTGCTCCTCACGCGGCAGCAGGCCGGCCAGCGCGACCAGGACGTAGGCCTCGTCGGCCGAGACCTGCCAGGGGGTCTCCCGCTTCAGCCGGTAGAGGTCGCGCATCAGGGACCGGTTCTCGTTGAACACGGCGATCGAACAGGCGAGCGCGCGGTCGGCCTCGTCGCGGGTCATCTCGCAGCCGACGGCTGCCTCGACGCTGCGGCGCAGGCGGTCGTACTCGCCGCGGAGCCACATGGCGGCGTGCGCCGAGTTGGCGTTCTGCGGCAGGTAGAGGATCTCGGCCGGGTAGGGGAAGTTACGGCCCCAGATGGCGGCGAGGTTGCGGGCGGCGTCGCAGATCGGATGGCTGACGAACAGGTCGAGCTCGATGCGCTTCGAGAGCGCGAGGTCGAGCGAGGTCTTGAGAATCGAACAGAGATAGGAACCGAAGCGCGAGTCGGCTTGCGTCGGTTCGATCGGCGCGCCGCGCACCTTGAACGGCAGGGCGCCGGCGGCGTGCACAATCTCTTCCGGGAAGTAGACCTGGAAATGGCCGACAACCTTGCCGCCGGCCTCGCGCCAGCGCTTCACGGTCGGAAAGTCGGTGTCTTCGAGGAGCTCGCGGCACTCGTAGAGCGCCGCCTCGAGCGGCTTGTCCCGCCACTCCGGGAAGACCCGGGGCCGCGCGCCCGTGGCGCTCATGCCGGGCTTCCCTTCGGGGCGGGGGCGGTCGGGGCGGGGGCGGTCGGCGCGGGCGCGAGATCGACACCGCAGACGCCGCAGAAGGCGTGCCCGGCGGGCAGGTTCCCGGCGCCGCAGGCGCCGCAGACGCTGGTGGGCGGCCCCCACTGGGTCTCCGAGGAGCCGCCGGCGGCGGCGCGCTCGCGCAGCATCCCGAAACGCGCCGGGCGCTTCTCGACGAAGGCGCGCATGCCCTCGACCGGCTCCCAGGAGGTGTAGTGGAGCGCCAGCCAGTCCTGGGCGTGGCGCACCGTCTGGTGCCAGGCGAGGTCCTTCCAGAAGTTGACCTGCTGCTTGGTGTAGCGGGCGCACTCGGGGAAGCTCGCGAGGAGCTTCTTGGCCAGCTTCGCCACCTCCGCGTCGAGGAGCGAGAGGTCGATCCGGTAGTCGCGCTCGCCGCGCTGGGCGTGCCGGATCTCCTCGGCGGTGGCGTGTTCGATCCACTCCTCGCCGCGCCGGACCGACGGCACTACCCAGTTGACCAGTCCCCAGTCGAGGGCTTTCGCCGCCGGGATCGGCTCGTTGAGGAAGAGGATCTCCCGCGCCCGCTTGTCGCCGACCGTGATCGGCAGCCACTGCGTCGAGCCGCCGCAGGCGACCGAGCCGACGTGGGTGCCGACCTGCTTGATGAAGGCGTGCTGCGCCATGACCGTCAGGTCGCAGGCGAGCTGCGATTCGTTGCCGCCGCCGACCGCCATGCCGTTCAACCGTGCAATGACCGGCTTGCCGGTGTTCAGGATGCTCTCGATGTAGGCGCGGAAGAGCGCCATGTACTTCCAGTAGTCGCGGGGAGTGGTGACGTAGTCCTCTGCGTACTCCTTGACGTCGCCGCCGGTGCAGAAGGCCTGGTG
Proteins encoded in this region:
- a CDS encoding zinc-binding dehydrogenase produces the protein MKAAVFHAAHRPLEVTEIPTPEPGPGQVLVKVAACGLCHTDLHFIDHDTPTFKAPPLVLGHEISGTIAALGEGVTGWKADETVLLPAVLTCGVCAACRDGRENICDDNRMFGNHVDGGFAEYVVAPAKDVYRLPPEIPLEAGSIIADAITTPFHAVVRRGKVVPGDWVLVLGCGGVGLNIVQLAAAIGARVIAVDMAADKLAWAGRLGAEVVIDASKVERLDKEVRKWTGGAGADTAFEAIGNAKTQEQAFNCLKTGGRLVLVGYSPQPMTLNSGRVMFREIEVTGSLGCRPVDYPRVIELARQGKIKVAELVTHRFTLDRINDGLDALRAGLPIRAIVVPG
- a CDS encoding 2-hydroxyacyl-CoA dehydratase — encoded protein: MSATGARPRVFPEWRDKPLEAALYECRELLEDTDFPTVKRWREAGGKVVGHFQVYFPEEIVHAAGALPFKVRGAPIEPTQADSRFGSYLCSILKTSLDLALSKRIELDLFVSHPICDAARNLAAIWGRNFPYPAEILYLPQNANSAHAAMWLRGEYDRLRRSVEAAVGCEMTRDEADRALACSIAVFNENRSLMRDLYRLKRETPWQVSADEAYVLVALAGLLPREEHNEILRFMLPRLAERPAKKMDRTRVVLEGGFCEQPPLDLVRSIGRSCYVVDDDLLIGLRWLTSDVSVAGDPLANLATAYLEQSSYSPVQHDLRKPKERMLLERIRNARADAAIVMAAKMCEPGLEEQVAYTKALDHAGIPYFVSEFEESMTSFDHLEIQLQTFVENLLFR
- a CDS encoding 2-hydroxyglutaryl-CoA dehydratase, which translates into the protein MRITAGIDVGSTYTKAIVLDSENRILGRRLEPTGFKLDEVAENVLAQALAEAGVERSEVEYIVSTGFGRHQMASADTQVTDLTASARGAMFLFPGTRTVLDVGGQTMKASRLDSTAAVKSFRLNDKCAAGTGAFLEKTARYMGYSTIEIGPLVNTSKSAVPISGVCAVFAESEVINQLSEGTPPADIMHGAIVSLVGRSVQLMKRAQMEPEFTLLGGIMRFEKMVTVVREQLGEQVNVPEGDLVQFTSALGAALLGQLRLQRLAEAAAAAAAGPNAAAAAAAGPDAAASASTSPPDSIALGASGA
- a CDS encoding 2-hydroxyglutaryl-CoA dehydratase gives rise to the protein MAYAAGVDVGSTQTKAVILDEERRIVGRALMMTGANVVRAAQESFDQALAASGLREEEVEYVVGTGYGRYKVTFGNTQVTEISCHGRGAVHLFPATRTVIDMGGQDTKAISVAANGEIVDFCMNDKCAAGTGRFLGAAASALDIPLDQLGSTAMRGERPVKISTTCTVFAESEVLSWLGKGKKIEDVLLGVHQSIGARSVGLLRRVGVADQVTFTGGVARNPAMIAALESRLDLRLNVSEESHFMGAIGAALFALDRILASRVPAGEVLSASAGSGKMPGLEAGR
- a CDS encoding enoyl-CoA hydratase/isomerase family protein gives rise to the protein MGQFPSRPAASFGFEEVLYAKSDFVATITIHRPQNYNAYSTRALEELATAFRDASFDDAVGVIVLTGAGHQAFCTGGDVKEYAEDYVTTPRDYWKYMALFRAYIESILNTGKPVIARLNGMAVGGGNESQLACDLTVMAQHAFIKQVGTHVGSVACGGSTQWLPITVGDKRAREILFLNEPIPAAKALDWGLVNWVVPSVRRGEEWIEHATAEEIRHAQRGERDYRIDLSLLDAEVAKLAKKLLASFPECARYTKQQVNFWKDLAWHQTVRHAQDWLALHYTSWEPVEGMRAFVEKRPARFGMLRERAAAGGSSETQWGPPTSVCGACGAGNLPAGHAFCGVCGVDLAPAPTAPAPTAPAPKGSPA
- a CDS encoding type II toxin-antitoxin system HicA family toxin translates to MPSFPVDAPLSRVLRALARLGFEVVRHGNHVSLLRIAADGTRIPMTLPGHRTIKGSTLRAALTQAKIDRDEFLDAYDHS
- a CDS encoding cupin domain-containing protein, with the translated sequence MSTTKQTIPAAQALALHDLITPTEQGIASRVLARTGGGNLTLFAFDAGQGLTEHTSPFDALVMVLEGELTLTIGGVPVQATPGTIVQMPADVPHAVEAPEAARMLLLMLRDAKPA
- a CDS encoding hemerythrin domain-containing protein — protein: MTSVILAPEDPALRFDCRQVNTHVRGRRPTMRITDALYGEHGSLYTLMNAIEGRLAGAELAELQTSAVLFEAAILAHAHFENDPFFAALDRVMPGGGPVTAMRAEHEEIEGELAKVQTSRDAGAARQHLAAAIAEARSHFHKEEVVLFPMAEQLLAADLLEEMGAAWARNRGVAVRGGARSAVGAR
- a CDS encoding type II toxin-antitoxin system HicB family antitoxin; the encoded protein is MSQAIKIVVEKHADNYVAYPLGIRGAIVGEGATYEEALADVRSALAFHLETFGPGALDIESPVLEAFVAEAAIAS
- a CDS encoding class I SAM-dependent methyltransferase, which translates into the protein MTSPAGSPWSAPSVVAGFASSAPNPVLMRFAEAELQRVATARPRPFRALDLGCGAGRNAVPLAGLGWYVVGLDNSLPMLAAAQARTGTAAIAEGGGGLHLALAAMDRIPLPDASCDLVIAHGIWNLARSAAELRQALREAGRVAAPGAGLFVFTFSRNTFPSATAPVAGEPFVFTQFSGQPQCFLTAEQLIGELGEAGFAPDPAVALTEYNRPAAGARPVAPESAPPTRPVIYEAAFRFRR
- a CDS encoding 2-hydroxyacyl-CoA dehydratase, with protein sequence MENASAGNPLVSPAASPLAPIAPLAHPLVGRANRDGAQLFRDWFSSLGDAAERGQGGAYVFVMGSLAELLRTFDFPIVFPEINSLQTAVRHLAHDYLNEAEDFGYSPDICGYVKADFAAQMRGGELPMGRIPKPALAVYTNACNTYIKWAEIWERMYETPIFTLDVPGTRSCGRVTGPGQVDFENDKKYVLAQIAELIALCERVSGQRFDIDRLREALGHANTMNRCWKRVLELNRSRPALFNALTDGTIYLGVANGLRGDARGAAYFTDLVEEMEYKAAHGIGTLTAEEYRLLFVGVPCYPIFRRFNELFTEWGGTFVNSTYLWFASGGGNLGFEYDLARPLESLAEGMLMSVRDAMDSMFFSPGILEQMIADYGADGVVFHPIKSCRTVSTGLADSRRSLLSKLDTATLFIESDHMDRRVVSEAQLKNRVDAFFEGLATRKRQAAIAASAAGAATAATAATAASSTSAGGA